The Equus asinus isolate D_3611 breed Donkey chromosome 22, EquAss-T2T_v2, whole genome shotgun sequence genome has a segment encoding these proteins:
- the LOC106835251 gene encoding keratin, type II cytoskeletal 6A, whose protein sequence is MSSKSIRKSQTITHRGFSAGSARLPGAGRSGFSSISVSRSRGSGGLGGVCGGAGFGSRSLYNLGGSKRISIGGGSCAISGGYGGRVGGGFGFGGGAGSGFGFGGGAGAGFGLGGGAGFVGGYGGSGFPVCPPGGIQEVTVNQSLLTPLNLQIDPTIQRVRTEEREQIKTLNNKFASFIDKVRFLEQQNKVLDTKWTLLQEQGTKTVRQNLEPLFEQYINNLRRQLDSILGERSRLDSELRGMQDLVEDFKNKYEEEINKRTTAENEFVTLKKDVDAAYMNKVELQAKVDSLTDEINFLRAFYDAELAQMQTHISDTSVVLSMDNNRSLDLDSIIAEVKAQYEEIAQRSRAEAESWYQSKYEELQVTAGRHGDDLRNTKQEISEINRMIQRLRSEIDHVKKQCANLQTAIADAEQRGEMALQDAKNKLAGLEDALQKAKQDMARLLKEYQELMNVKLALDVEIATYRKLLEGEECRLSGEGVGQVNISVVQSTVSGGYGGSSSVGGGVGLGGGSGYSYGSGIGGGFSSGSGRGIGGGFSSGSGRGIGGGFSSTGGGSSTIKYTTTSTSSRKSYQH, encoded by the exons ATGTCTAGCAAATCTATCAGGAAGAGCCAAACCATCACCCACCGCGGCTTCAGCGCCGGCTCAGCCAGACTCCCTGGGGCCGGCCGCTCTGGCTTCAGCAGCATCTCCGTGTCCCGCTCCAGGGGCAGTGGCGGGCTCGGTGGAGTGTGTGGAGGAGCTGGCTTCGGCAGCCGCAGCCTCTATAACCTGGGGGGCTCCAAGAGGATCTCCATCGGAGGGGGCAGCTGTGCCATCAGTGGCGGATATGGTGGCAGAGTTGGAGGTGGCTTTGGCTTTGGAGGTGGAGCCGGGAGTGGATTTGGTTTCGGCGGTGGAGCTGGTGCTGGCTTTGGGCTCGGTGGTGGCGCTGGCTTTGTTGGTGGCTATGGTGGCTCTGGCTTCCCTGTGTGCCCTCCTGGAGGCATCCAAGAGGTCACCGTCAACCAGAGCCTCCTCACTCCTCTGAACCTGCAAATCGACCCCACCATCCAGCGGGTGAGAACTGAGGAGCGGGAGCAGATCAAGACCCTCAACAACAAGTTCGCCTCCTTCATCGACAAG GTGCGCTTCCTGGAACAGCAGAACAAGGTCCTGGACACCAAGTGGACCCTGCTCCAGGAGCAGGGCACCAAGACCGTGAGGCAGAACCTGGAGCCTCTGTTCGAGCAGTACATCAACAACCTCAGGAGACAGCTGGACAGTATCCTCGGGGAGAGAAGCCGCCTGGACTCGGAGCTCAGGGGCATGCAGGACCTGGTGGAGGACTTCAAGAATAA ATATGAAGAAGAAATCAACAAGCGCACGACAGCAGAGAATGAATTTGTCACTCTGAAGAAG GATGTGGATGCTGCCTACATGAATAAGGTTGAACTACAAGCCAAGGTAGACAGCCTCACAGATGAGATCAACTTCTTGAGAGCCTTCTATGACGCA GAACTGGCTCAGATGCAAACCCACATCTCAGACACTTCTGTGGTCCTCTCCATGGACAACAACCGTAGCCTGGATCTGGACAGCATCATCGCCGAAGTCAAAGCCCAATATGAGGAGATCGCTCAGAGGAGCCGGGCTGAGGCTGAGTCCTGGTACCAGAGCAAG TACGAGGAGCTGCAGGTCACAGCGGGCAGACACGGTGACGACCTGCGCAACACCAAGCAGGAGATTTCTGAGATCAACCGCATGATCCAGAGGCTGAGATCTGAGATCGACCACGTCAAGAAGCAG TGCGCCAACCTGCAGACTGCCATTGCTGATGCTGAGCAGCGTGGAGAAATGGCCCTCCAGGATGCCAAGAATAAGCTGGCTGGTCTGGAGGATGCCCTGCAGAAGGCCAAGCAAGACATGGCCCGGCTGCTGAAGGAGTACCAGGAGCTGATGAATGTCAAGCTGGCCCTGGACGTGGAGATCGCCACCTACAGGAAGCTGCTGGAGGGCGAGGAGTGCAG GCTGAGTGGGGAAGGCGTTGGACAAGTCAACATCT CCGTGGTGCAGTCCACCGTCTCCGGCGGCTATGGCGGCTCCAGCAGTGTTGGCGGTGGCGTAGGCCTGGGCGGAGGCAGCGGCTACTCCTATGGCAGTGGCATTGGAGGTGGCTTCAGTTCTGGCAGTGGCAGAGGCATTGGAGGTGGCTTCAGTTCCGGCAGTGGCAGAGGCATTGGAGGTGGCTTCAGTTCCACTGGGGGCGGCAGTTCCACCATCAAATACACCACCACCTCAACCTCCAGCAGGAAGAGCTACCAGCACTGA